One part of the Fusobacterium pseudoperiodonticum genome encodes these proteins:
- a CDS encoding DUF7675 family protein, whose translation MRKNKEKINMLSDFYKQNKNDKIWWIDDLDSIGKHMFSFDKIKIFNLFADYPYNLTPEEKEIFDKENPYWKEFFKERTK comes from the coding sequence ATGAGAAAGAATAAGGAGAAAATAAATATGTTAAGTGATTTCTATAAACAAAATAAAAACGATAAAATATGGTGGATAGATGATTTAGATTCTATTGGAAAACATATGTTTAGTTTTGATAAGATAAAAATCTTTAATTTATTTGCAGATTATCCATATAATTTAACTCCTGAGGAAAAAGAAATTTTTGATAAAGAAAATCCTTACTGGAAAGAATTTTTTAAAGAAAGAACTAAATAA
- the xseA gene encoding exodeoxyribonuclease VII large subunit, whose product MEKIYSVSEFNRMVKSYIDDIDDFQDFYIEGEISNITYYKSGHLYFSVKDSKSQIKCAAFNYKMKRIPEDLKEGDAIKLFGDVGFYEVKGEFQVLVRHIEKQNALGALFAKLEKVKEKMAEKGYFDESHKKELPRFPKNIGVVTALTGAALQDIIKTTRKRFNSINIYVYPAKVQGLGAEQEIIKGIETLNKIEEIDLIIAGRGGGSIEDLWAFNEEEVAMAFFNSEKPIISAVGHEIDFLLSDLTADKRAATPTQAIELSVPEKESLIKSLDDKKIYLAKLLKSYLEDMKRELSIRMDNYHLKNFPSTINNYRELIVEKEEILTKSIKDFLEQKRHLFEVKIDKVSVLNPINTLKRGYSVSQVKNKRIDVLEDVEVNDEMTTILKNGRLISIVKEKIYEKNND is encoded by the coding sequence GTGGAAAAAATATATTCAGTATCAGAATTTAATAGAATGGTAAAAAGTTATATAGATGACATTGATGATTTCCAAGACTTTTATATTGAAGGAGAAATTTCAAACATAACTTACTATAAAAGTGGACACTTATATTTTTCAGTAAAAGATAGTAAATCACAAATTAAATGTGCTGCTTTTAATTATAAAATGAAAAGAATTCCTGAAGATTTAAAAGAGGGAGATGCGATCAAGTTATTTGGAGATGTTGGTTTCTATGAAGTTAAAGGTGAATTCCAAGTCTTAGTTAGACATATAGAAAAACAAAATGCTTTAGGAGCTTTATTTGCTAAACTTGAAAAAGTAAAAGAAAAAATGGCTGAAAAAGGTTATTTTGATGAAAGTCATAAAAAGGAATTACCTAGATTTCCAAAAAATATTGGAGTTGTTACAGCTTTAACAGGAGCTGCACTTCAAGATATTATAAAGACAACAAGAAAAAGATTTAATTCAATAAATATTTATGTTTATCCAGCAAAGGTACAAGGACTTGGAGCAGAACAAGAAATAATTAAAGGAATTGAAACTTTAAATAAAATAGAAGAAATAGATTTGATTATTGCTGGTAGAGGTGGAGGAAGTATAGAAGATCTATGGGCTTTCAATGAAGAAGAAGTTGCTATGGCATTTTTCAATTCAGAAAAACCTATAATATCGGCTGTAGGACATGAGATAGATTTTCTTTTATCTGACTTGACAGCTGATAAAAGAGCAGCTACTCCTACTCAGGCGATAGAGCTATCAGTTCCTGAAAAAGAAAGTCTTATAAAATCATTAGATGATAAAAAAATATACTTGGCTAAGTTATTGAAGTCTTATCTTGAAGATATGAAAAGAGAGTTATCAATAAGAATGGATAATTATCATTTAAAGAATTTTCCTAGCACTATTAATAACTATAGAGAACTTATAGTTGAGAAGGAAGAAATTTTAACAAAATCTATAAAAGATTTCTTAGAACAAAAAAGACATCTTTTTGAAGTTAAGATAGATAAAGTTTCAGTTTTAAATCCAATAAATACTCTTAAAAGAGGATATAGTGTTAGTCAAGTTAAAAATAAAAGAATAGATGTTTTAGAAGATGTAGAAGTCAATGATGAAATGACAACTATCTTAAAGAATGGTAGATTAATAAGTATTGTTAAGGAGAAAATTTATGAAAAAAATAATGATTAG
- a CDS encoding tetratricopeptide repeat protein: MKKIMISLFILVSMLGFAEGENEGSAIREVPVLGNQEAPVENTRPASNSGGESQTPDDGGETVENPETPKEATGVREYRPQNLIQLDEQMKKGTRSSIIQLNARYEQELNAYLQSVSYNSDVIFYLANEYMMLNNYSRANKIFLKDNKDFKNVFGAATTYRFMGQHRNAIDKYNQAISMNSGFAESYLGRGLSYRNLNEYDNAVSDLKTYISKTGAHDGYVALADVYFKMGKNKEAYAIASQGIAKYGNSGILKVLANNILKNKID; the protein is encoded by the coding sequence ATGAAAAAAATAATGATTAGTTTATTTATATTAGTTTCTATGCTAGGTTTTGCTGAAGGAGAAAACGAAGGATCAGCCATAAGAGAAGTACCTGTTTTAGGAAATCAAGAAGCACCAGTAGAAAATACAAGACCTGCTTCAAATAGTGGTGGAGAAAGTCAAACTCCTGATGATGGTGGAGAAACTGTAGAAAATCCTGAAACTCCAAAGGAAGCAACAGGAGTTAGAGAATACAGACCACAAAATTTAATTCAACTTGATGAACAAATGAAAAAGGGAACTCGTAGTTCTATAATTCAGTTAAATGCTAGATATGAACAAGAATTAAATGCTTATTTGCAATCTGTTTCTTACAACAGTGATGTAATATTCTATCTAGCAAATGAATATATGATGCTTAATAACTATAGTAGAGCTAATAAGATTTTCTTAAAAGACAATAAAGATTTTAAAAATGTTTTTGGAGCAGCTACTACATACAGATTTATGGGACAACATAGAAATGCTATTGATAAATATAATCAAGCTATATCAATGAACTCAGGTTTTGCAGAATCATATTTAGGAAGAGGACTTTCATATAGAAATTTAAATGAATATGATAATGCTGTTAGTGACTTAAAGACATATATTTCTAAAACTGGAGCTCATGATGGTTATGTAGCTTTAGCAGATGTGTACTTTAAAATGGGAAAAAATAAAGAGGCTTATGCAATTGCTAGTCAAGGTATAGCTAAGTATGGAAACTCAGGGATATTAAAAGTTCTAGCTAATAATATCTTAAAAAATAAAATAGACTAA
- the dprA gene encoding DNA-processing protein DprA: MNYDFITINDDIYPECLKEISDPPEKLYYKGNLELLKSERMIAVVGTRNPSSYGKLCCEYMIKKMSKADITIVSGFAKGIDSIAHKTSLITGTKTIAVIASGLDIVYPASNLSLYKEIEEKGLILSEYEAGTKPFKGNFPRRNRIIAGLSKGIIVVESKDRGGSLITADLALEYNRDVYAVPGDIFSEYSKGCNSLIRDAKAKSLSNIKELLEDYNWEIKEEAKLKVTKNQQLILDSLSSEKSLDKILEETKIDQTEILSELINLEIMGLIKSIAGGRYKKIL, translated from the coding sequence ATGAATTATGATTTTATTACAATAAATGATGATATATATCCTGAATGTCTAAAAGAAATTTCTGATCCTCCTGAAAAGTTGTATTATAAAGGGAACTTAGAATTATTAAAATCTGAAAGAATGATAGCTGTAGTAGGAACAAGAAATCCAAGTTCTTATGGGAAATTGTGTTGTGAATATATGATTAAAAAAATGAGTAAAGCTGATATAACAATAGTTAGTGGTTTTGCAAAAGGAATTGATAGTATAGCACATAAAACTTCTCTAATTACAGGAACTAAAACAATAGCAGTTATTGCTTCAGGACTTGACATAGTTTATCCCGCCTCAAATCTTAGTTTATATAAAGAAATAGAAGAAAAAGGACTTATTTTAAGTGAATATGAAGCTGGAACTAAGCCTTTTAAAGGAAATTTTCCACGAAGAAATAGAATAATAGCGGGCTTATCAAAAGGAATTATAGTAGTTGAAAGTAAAGATAGAGGAGGTAGTTTAATTACTGCTGATTTAGCACTGGAATATAATAGGGATGTCTATGCTGTTCCAGGTGATATTTTCTCTGAATATTCAAAAGGTTGTAATAGCCTTATAAGAGATGCAAAAGCTAAATCTCTTTCTAATATTAAAGAGCTACTGGAAGACTATAATTGGGAAATAAAAGAAGAAGCTAAGCTAAAAGTTACTAAAAATCAACAGTTAATTTTAGATAGCTTATCTTCAGAAAAGAGTCTTGATAAAATACTTGAAGAAACAAAAATAGACCAAACAGAAATATTGTCTGAGTTAATAAATTTAGAGATAATGGGACTTATTAAAAGTATTGCAGGAGGAAGATATAAAAAAATCTTGTAA
- the topA gene encoding type I DNA topoisomerase has protein sequence MLELAKKLDKNKLVIVESPAKAKTIEKILGSSYKVISSYGHIIDLPKTKIGVDVKDNFKPSYLTIKGKGEVIKKLKEAAKKADEIYLASDPDREGESIAWHIANTLKLDHNEKNRIEFNEITEKAIKEAVKNPRKINISRVNSQQARRILDRLVGYEISPFLWKLISPNTSAGRVQSVALKIICELEDKIKSFVPEKYWDVKGIFDEKYNLNLYKIDDKKIDKLKDEKLLERVKKDLKKKYEVISSKVSNKIKNPPLPLKTSTLQQLASSYLGFSASKTMTVAQKLYEGISINGEHKGLITYMRTDSTRISEEAKEMARKYITKEYGKEYLGSVSPKTKKNDKNVQDAHEGVRPTDINLTPQSIMQFLDKDQFKLYNLIWQRFLISQLAAMKYEQFEYILEKDKIQYRGSINKIIFDGYYKVFKEEEDLPVGDFPKIKEGDKFTLDKLDIKEDYTKPPARLTESSLVKTLESEGIGRPSTYASIIDTLKKREYVELQNKSFVPTEIGYEVKTQLDKFFPNIMNIKFTAKLEDELDEVDSGDKDWIDLLKTFYTELQKYEEKCKASVEKELEKLVESDIIGKDGKPLIMKIGRFGRYLTSQDEDSKENISLKGIEISLEEIKSGKIYVKDKIEELLKKKEGEKTDIILENGARLILKYGRFGAYLESEKFKEDNVRKTIPKDIKTKIENNTIKRENGILCLKEIFEKIEAENAAILKKAGKCEKCGKPFEIKSGRWGKFLACTGYPECKNIKKIEKK, from the coding sequence GTGTTAGAATTGGCTAAAAAGTTGGATAAGAACAAATTAGTAATAGTTGAATCACCAGCTAAAGCTAAAACAATAGAGAAAATTTTAGGTTCTTCATATAAGGTAATTTCGTCTTATGGACATATAATAGATTTACCTAAGACTAAAATTGGTGTTGATGTAAAAGATAATTTTAAACCATCTTATCTTACTATTAAGGGTAAAGGTGAAGTCATAAAGAAATTAAAAGAAGCTGCAAAAAAAGCTGATGAAATATATCTTGCATCCGACCCTGATAGAGAAGGAGAATCTATAGCTTGGCATATAGCCAATACTCTAAAGCTAGATCATAATGAAAAAAATAGAATAGAATTTAATGAAATAACTGAAAAAGCAATAAAAGAAGCAGTAAAAAATCCTAGAAAAATTAATATATCTAGAGTTAATTCTCAACAAGCTAGAAGAATTTTAGATAGATTAGTAGGTTATGAAATAAGTCCTTTTTTATGGAAACTTATTTCTCCAAACACAAGTGCTGGAAGAGTTCAATCGGTGGCATTAAAAATTATATGTGAGTTGGAAGATAAGATTAAGAGCTTTGTTCCTGAAAAATACTGGGATGTAAAAGGTATCTTTGATGAAAAATACAATCTAAACCTATATAAAATTGATGATAAAAAAATTGATAAATTAAAAGATGAAAAATTACTTGAAAGAGTAAAAAAAGATTTGAAAAAGAAATATGAAGTTATTTCATCTAAGGTAAGTAATAAAATTAAAAACCCACCATTACCATTAAAAACTAGTACTTTACAACAGTTAGCCTCTTCATATTTAGGTTTTTCTGCAAGTAAAACTATGACAGTGGCTCAAAAGCTATATGAAGGTATAAGTATAAATGGAGAACATAAAGGGCTTATCACATATATGAGAACGGACTCTACTAGAATTTCTGAAGAAGCTAAAGAAATGGCAAGAAAATATATAACTAAGGAATATGGTAAAGAGTATCTAGGTTCAGTAAGTCCTAAAACAAAAAAGAATGATAAGAATGTTCAAGATGCCCATGAAGGAGTTAGACCAACTGATATTAACTTAACTCCTCAAAGTATAATGCAGTTTTTGGATAAAGACCAATTTAAACTATATAATTTAATTTGGCAAAGATTTTTAATATCTCAACTTGCTGCTATGAAATATGAGCAATTTGAATATATCTTAGAAAAAGATAAGATACAATATAGAGGAAGCATTAATAAAATAATTTTTGATGGTTACTATAAGGTATTTAAAGAAGAAGAAGATTTACCTGTAGGAGATTTCCCTAAAATTAAAGAAGGAGATAAGTTTACTCTTGATAAATTAGATATCAAAGAAGACTATACGAAACCTCCTGCAAGACTTACAGAATCTTCTTTAGTTAAGACACTTGAATCAGAAGGAATTGGTAGACCATCTACTTATGCAAGTATCATAGATACTTTGAAAAAGAGAGAATATGTTGAATTACAAAATAAAAGTTTTGTTCCAACAGAAATAGGTTATGAAGTTAAGACACAACTTGATAAATTCTTTCCTAATATAATGAATATTAAATTTACAGCTAAACTAGAAGATGAACTAGATGAAGTTGATAGCGGTGATAAAGACTGGATAGATTTATTAAAAACTTTCTATACTGAATTACAAAAATATGAAGAAAAATGTAAGGCCAGTGTGGAAAAAGAATTAGAAAAATTGGTTGAATCTGATATCATTGGTAAAGATGGAAAACCTTTAATAATGAAAATTGGAAGATTTGGAAGATACCTTACTTCACAAGATGAAGATAGTAAGGAAAATATTTCTTTAAAAGGTATTGAAATTTCTCTTGAAGAGATCAAAAGTGGGAAGATTTATGTTAAAGATAAAATCGAAGAACTATTGAAAAAGAAAGAGGGAGAAAAGACAGATATAATTTTGGAAAATGGAGCTAGATTAATTCTTAAATATGGAAGATTTGGAGCTTATTTAGAAAGTGAAAAATTTAAAGAAGATAATGTTAGAAAGACTATTCCAAAAGATATCAAAACTAAGATTGAAAACAATACTATAAAAAGAGAAAATGGTATCTTATGTTTAAAAGAAATTTTTGAAAAGATAGAAGCAGAAAATGCAGCCATCTTAAAGAAAGCTGGAAAGTGTGAAAAATGTGGTAAACCATTTGAAATAAAAAGTGGAAGATGGGGTAAATTTTTAGCATGTACTGGCTATCCTGAATGTAAGAACATAAAGAAGATAGAAAAAAAATAA